A stretch of Streptomyces vietnamensis DNA encodes these proteins:
- a CDS encoding VOC family protein, translating into MIGQLRCVVLDCPDARELAEFYRRLVGGEIESPDPRWAVGEGSAVLRGENGPVLAFQGVADHHPPVWGAPEQQFLLDVRVDDLAAAHEAVLALGAVPLAGETGDARVYADPAGHPFRLVRP; encoded by the coding sequence ATGATCGGGCAGCTGCGGTGCGTCGTCCTCGACTGCCCCGACGCCCGCGAACTCGCCGAGTTCTACCGCCGGTTGGTCGGAGGCGAGATCGAGAGCCCAGACCCCCGCTGGGCCGTCGGTGAAGGCTCCGCCGTGCTGCGCGGCGAGAACGGCCCGGTCCTCGCCTTCCAGGGCGTCGCCGACCACCACCCGCCCGTCTGGGGCGCGCCCGAGCAGCAGTTCCTCCTCGACGTGCGGGTCGACGACCTGGCCGCCGCCCACGAGGCCGTCCTGGCGCTCGGAGCCGTACCGCTCGCCGGGGAGACCGGCGACGCGCGTGTCTACGCGGACCCGGCGGGCCACCCCTTCCGACTCGTACGGCCCTGA
- a CDS encoding macro domain-containing protein — protein sequence MTVIEYVRGDATAPRGKGVRIIAHVCNDLGGWGKGFVLAVSRRWPEPEAAFRRWHRERAGNDFGLGAAQFVQVSPYLWVANLVGQRGIRTGRSSGVPVRYEAIDTALGLLADKAVELGASVHMPRIGCGLAGGTWGRVEPLVRERLTARGIPVTVYDFGG from the coding sequence ATGACCGTGATCGAATACGTACGCGGGGACGCCACCGCACCCCGGGGGAAGGGCGTCCGGATCATCGCCCACGTCTGCAACGACCTGGGCGGCTGGGGCAAGGGCTTCGTGCTCGCCGTCTCGCGCCGCTGGCCGGAGCCCGAGGCGGCCTTCCGCCGCTGGCACCGGGAGCGGGCGGGGAACGACTTCGGGCTCGGCGCGGCCCAGTTCGTGCAGGTCTCGCCGTACCTCTGGGTGGCGAACCTGGTGGGTCAGCGGGGCATCCGCACCGGCCGGAGCAGTGGGGTCCCCGTGCGGTACGAGGCGATCGACACGGCTCTCGGCCTGCTGGCGGACAAGGCCGTCGAGCTGGGGGCCTCGGTCCACATGCCCCGGATCGGCTGCGGACTCGCCGGGGGCACCTGGGGCCGAGTGGAGCCCTTGGTCCGGGAGCGGCTGACGGCGCGGGGGATACCGGTCACCGTGTACGACTTCGGCGGATGA
- a CDS encoding CaiB/BaiF CoA transferase family protein has product MSTTHTARNGPLTGVRVVELAGIGPGPFAAMLLADLGADVVRVDRPGGAGLGIDPARDLTNRNKRSVLVDLKAEDGPATVLDLVERADILVEGYRPGVAERLGVGPEACLARNPRLVYGRMTGWGQDGPLAPTAGHDIGYIAITGALGMIGPDPDGPPTIPANLVGDYAGGSLYLVIGVLAALQHARTHGEGQVVDAAIVDGTAHLTTMIHGMLAAGGWQDRRGVNLLDGGCPFYGVYETSDGGHMAVGALEEQFYAEFVRLLGVEEVAPARRDFARWPELRKAVADRFRSRTREEWTAVFDGSDACVAPVLSLREAPGHPHLAARATFTERDGIAQPAPAPRFSVTPGTLRTGPALPGADTAEVARDWAVPTLKTQEPEA; this is encoded by the coding sequence ATGAGCACGACGCACACCGCCCGCAACGGCCCCCTCACGGGGGTGCGCGTGGTCGAACTCGCCGGGATCGGCCCCGGCCCCTTCGCCGCCATGCTCCTCGCCGACCTCGGCGCCGACGTCGTCCGCGTCGACCGCCCCGGCGGCGCCGGCCTCGGCATCGACCCCGCCCGCGACCTCACCAACCGCAACAAGCGCTCCGTCCTCGTCGACCTCAAGGCCGAGGACGGCCCCGCCACCGTGCTCGACCTCGTCGAGCGGGCCGACATCCTCGTCGAGGGCTACCGGCCCGGCGTCGCCGAACGCCTCGGCGTCGGCCCCGAGGCCTGCCTCGCCCGCAACCCGCGCCTCGTCTACGGCCGGATGACCGGTTGGGGCCAGGACGGACCGCTCGCCCCGACCGCCGGACACGACATCGGGTACATCGCGATCACCGGCGCCCTCGGCATGATCGGCCCCGACCCGGACGGCCCGCCCACCATCCCCGCCAACCTCGTCGGCGACTACGCGGGCGGCTCCCTCTACCTCGTCATCGGCGTCCTCGCCGCCCTCCAGCACGCCCGGACGCACGGCGAGGGCCAGGTCGTCGACGCCGCCATCGTCGACGGCACCGCGCACCTCACCACCATGATCCACGGCATGCTCGCGGCCGGCGGCTGGCAGGACCGCCGGGGCGTCAACCTGCTCGACGGCGGCTGCCCGTTCTACGGCGTGTACGAGACCTCCGACGGCGGCCACATGGCGGTCGGCGCCCTGGAGGAGCAGTTCTACGCGGAGTTCGTCCGCCTCCTCGGCGTCGAGGAGGTCGCCCCAGCCCGCCGTGACTTCGCCCGCTGGCCCGAGCTGCGCAAGGCCGTCGCCGACCGCTTCCGGAGCCGTACCCGCGAGGAGTGGACCGCCGTCTTCGACGGCAGCGACGCCTGCGTCGCCCCCGTGCTCTCCCTCCGCGAGGCACCCGGCCACCCGCACCTGGCCGCCCGCGCCACCTTCACCGAGCGGGACGGGATCGCCCAGCCCGCCCCCGCGCCCCGCTTCTCCGTCACCCCCGGCACCCTCCGCACGGGCCCCGCCCTGCCCGGTGCCGACACCGCCGAGGTCGCCCGCGACTGGGCCGTACCCACCCTGAAAACTCAGGAGCCCGAAGCATGA
- the mmpA gene encoding morphogenic membrane protein MmpA, producing MTTPLSAPPRSTGRGLTLVLATAGVLALAWTCAILYVLTSWTLG from the coding sequence ATGACAACTCCCCTTTCCGCTCCGCCGCGTTCGACCGGGCGCGGCCTGACCCTGGTCCTCGCCACCGCCGGAGTGCTCGCCCTGGCCTGGACCTGCGCCATCCTGTACGTCCTCACCAGCTGGACGCTCGGATGA
- a CDS encoding acetyl-CoA C-acetyltransferase codes for MSTEAYVYDAIRTPRGRGKANGSLHGTKPIDLVVGLIREIQARNPGLDPAAIDDIVLGVVGPVGDQGSDIARIAAIAAGLPDTVAGVQENRFCASGLEAVNMAAMKVRSGWEDLVLAGGVESMSRVPMASDGGAWFADPMTNLETNFVPQGIGADLIATIEGFSRRDVDEYAALSQERAAAAVKDGRFARSIVPVKDRAGLTVLDHDEFIRPGTTADTLARLKPSFADIGELGGFDAVALQKYHWVEEIDHVHHAGNSSGIVDGASLLAVGSKEVGERYGLTPRARIVSAAVSGSEPTIMLTGPAPATRKALAKAGLTIDDIDLVEINEAFAAVVLRFVKDMGLSLDKVNVNGGAIALGHPLGATGGMILGTLVDELERQDKRYGLATLCVGGGMGIATVVERV; via the coding sequence GTGAGCACCGAAGCGTACGTGTACGACGCGATCCGCACCCCGCGCGGACGCGGCAAGGCCAACGGCTCCCTGCACGGCACCAAGCCCATCGACCTGGTCGTCGGCCTCATCCGGGAGATCCAGGCCCGCAACCCCGGGCTCGACCCGGCCGCCATCGACGACATCGTCCTCGGCGTCGTCGGCCCGGTCGGCGACCAGGGCTCCGACATCGCCCGGATCGCCGCCATCGCCGCCGGCCTGCCCGACACCGTCGCCGGCGTCCAGGAGAACCGCTTCTGCGCCTCCGGCCTCGAAGCGGTCAACATGGCCGCGATGAAGGTCCGCTCCGGCTGGGAGGACCTCGTCCTCGCCGGCGGCGTCGAGTCCATGTCCCGCGTCCCGATGGCCTCCGACGGCGGCGCCTGGTTCGCCGACCCGATGACCAACCTGGAGACCAACTTCGTCCCCCAGGGCATCGGCGCCGACCTCATCGCCACCATCGAGGGCTTCTCCCGCCGCGACGTCGACGAGTACGCCGCCCTCTCCCAGGAGCGCGCCGCCGCCGCCGTCAAGGACGGCCGCTTCGCCCGCTCGATCGTCCCCGTCAAGGACCGCGCCGGGCTCACCGTCCTCGACCACGACGAGTTCATCCGCCCCGGCACCACCGCCGACACCCTCGCCCGCCTCAAGCCCTCCTTCGCCGACATCGGCGAACTCGGCGGCTTCGACGCGGTCGCCCTGCAGAAGTACCACTGGGTCGAGGAGATCGACCACGTCCACCACGCCGGCAACTCCTCCGGCATCGTCGACGGCGCCTCGCTCCTGGCCGTCGGCTCCAAGGAGGTCGGCGAGCGGTACGGGCTCACGCCGCGCGCCCGGATCGTCTCGGCCGCCGTCTCCGGTTCCGAGCCGACCATCATGCTCACCGGCCCGGCCCCGGCCACCCGCAAGGCCCTCGCCAAGGCCGGCCTCACCATCGACGACATCGACCTCGTCGAGATCAACGAGGCCTTCGCGGCCGTCGTCCTCCGCTTCGTCAAGGACATGGGCCTCTCCCTGGACAAGGTCAACGTCAACGGCGGCGCCATCGCGCTCGGCCACCCGCTCGGCGCCACCGGCGGCATGATCCTCGGCACCCTCGTCGACGAGCTGGAGCGCCAGGACAAGCGCTACGGCCTCGCCACCCTCTGCGTGGGCGGCGGCATGGGCATCGCCACCGTCGTCGAGCGCGTCTGA
- a CDS encoding MerR family transcriptional regulator, with protein MEQLSDVQEPVYTVDELAARAGVTVRTVRFYGTRGLLPPPVIGARRVGRYGQGHLSRLALIEELQRQGMTLAAIERYLEQLPDDLSAQDLAVHRALVASWAPESAETITRRDLERRAGRELTERDVDRLAAMGVLDRTEEADTYRLDGALLRLGVELLDVPIEHETILASRTVLLEHARAAAQELSRLFRDEVWSPYRESGEDPDHLSAMKSLSAHMQPMVVQALLTAFQRSLSEELRTAFRSR; from the coding sequence ATGGAGCAGCTGAGCGACGTGCAGGAGCCCGTCTACACCGTGGACGAGCTGGCCGCGCGGGCCGGGGTCACGGTGCGGACCGTGCGGTTCTACGGGACCCGGGGGCTGCTGCCGCCGCCCGTCATCGGCGCCCGCCGGGTGGGGCGCTACGGGCAGGGCCATCTGTCGCGGCTCGCGCTGATCGAGGAGCTCCAGCGGCAGGGCATGACGCTGGCGGCGATCGAGCGGTATCTGGAGCAGCTGCCGGACGACCTCAGCGCACAGGATCTGGCCGTCCACCGGGCCCTGGTGGCCTCGTGGGCTCCCGAGTCAGCCGAGACGATCACCCGGCGCGATCTCGAGCGGCGTGCCGGGCGGGAGCTGACCGAGCGGGACGTGGACCGGCTGGCCGCGATGGGCGTGCTCGACCGGACCGAGGAAGCCGACACGTACCGGCTCGACGGGGCGCTGCTGCGGCTCGGGGTCGAGCTGCTCGACGTGCCCATCGAGCACGAGACGATCCTCGCCTCCCGGACCGTGCTCCTGGAGCACGCGCGCGCGGCCGCCCAGGAGCTCTCCCGGCTCTTCCGGGACGAGGTGTGGAGTCCGTACCGGGAGAGCGGGGAGGACCCGGACCACCTGAGCGCGATGAAGTCGCTCTCGGCGCACATGCAGCCGATGGTGGTCCAGGCCCTCCTCACCGCTTTTCAGCGCTCGCTGAGCGAGGAGCTGAGGACCGCTTTCAGGAGTCGGTGA
- a CDS encoding 3-hydroxyacyl-CoA dehydrogenase NAD-binding domain-containing protein, which produces MTESTTIRWEQDETGIVTLVLDDPNQSANTMNQAFRASIKAIADRVEAEKDSIRGIIYTSAKKTFFAGGDLKDMIKAGPEHAQDIFDSAIEIKNALRRIETLGKPVVAAINGAALGGGYEIALASHHRVALDAPGSKIGLPEVTLGLLPGGGGVARTVRLMGITDALLKVLLQGTQYAPKRALDNGLVHEIAATPEEMMAKAIAFIDAHPESHQPWDVPGHRIPGGTPSNPKFAANLPAFPANLRKQLNGAPYPAPKAIMAAAVEGSQVDFETAITIESRYFTELVIGQTAKNMIQAFFFDLQAVNSGASRPKDVEKRQVRKVAVLGAGMMGAGIAYSCARAGIEVVLKDVSAESAAKGKAYSEKLCAKAVSRGRTTQEKADALLARITPTAEVADLAGCDAVIEAVFEDTALKHKVFQEIQHVVAPDALLCSNTSTLPISVLAEGVERQTDFIGLHFFSPVDKMPLVEIIKGERTGDEALARAFDLVRQINKTPIVVNDSRGFFTSRVIGHFINEGVAMVGEGIEPASIEQAAAQAGYPAKVLSLMDELTLTLPRKIRNETKKAVEEEGGTWVTHPGEAVIDRMVDEFGRPGRSGGAGFYEYGEDGKRGKLWPGLREHFTKPGYEIPFRDMQERMLFSEALDTVRLLEEGVLTSVADANIGSIMGIGFPAWTGGILQYVNGYEGGLPGFVARTRELAETYGERFAPPALLVEKAERGETFTDS; this is translated from the coding sequence ATGACCGAGAGCACCACCATCCGCTGGGAGCAGGACGAGACCGGGATCGTCACCCTCGTCCTCGACGACCCCAACCAGTCCGCCAACACCATGAACCAGGCCTTCCGGGCCTCGATCAAGGCGATCGCCGACCGCGTGGAGGCCGAGAAGGACTCCATCCGCGGCATCATCTACACCTCCGCGAAGAAGACCTTCTTCGCGGGCGGCGACCTCAAGGACATGATCAAGGCGGGCCCCGAGCACGCCCAGGACATCTTCGACAGCGCCATCGAGATCAAGAACGCGCTGCGCCGCATCGAGACCCTCGGCAAGCCCGTCGTCGCCGCCATCAACGGCGCCGCGCTCGGCGGCGGCTACGAGATCGCGCTCGCCTCCCACCACCGCGTCGCCCTCGACGCCCCCGGCTCCAAGATCGGCCTGCCCGAGGTCACCCTCGGCCTGCTGCCGGGCGGTGGCGGCGTCGCCCGCACCGTACGCCTCATGGGCATCACCGACGCCCTCCTCAAGGTGCTGCTCCAGGGCACCCAGTACGCCCCGAAGCGCGCCCTGGACAACGGCCTCGTCCACGAGATCGCCGCCACCCCCGAGGAGATGATGGCCAAGGCCATCGCCTTCATCGACGCGCACCCGGAGTCCCACCAGCCCTGGGACGTCCCCGGCCACCGCATCCCCGGCGGCACCCCGTCGAACCCGAAGTTCGCCGCGAACCTGCCGGCCTTCCCGGCCAACCTGCGCAAGCAGCTGAACGGCGCGCCCTACCCGGCCCCGAAGGCCATCATGGCCGCCGCCGTCGAGGGCTCCCAGGTCGACTTCGAGACCGCGATCACCATCGAGTCCCGCTACTTCACCGAGCTGGTCATCGGCCAGACCGCGAAGAACATGATCCAGGCGTTCTTCTTCGACCTCCAGGCGGTGAACTCGGGCGCGAGCCGCCCGAAGGACGTGGAGAAGCGTCAGGTCCGCAAGGTCGCCGTGCTCGGCGCGGGCATGATGGGCGCCGGCATCGCGTACTCCTGCGCCCGCGCCGGCATCGAGGTCGTCCTCAAGGACGTCTCCGCCGAGTCGGCCGCGAAGGGCAAGGCGTACTCCGAGAAGCTCTGCGCCAAGGCCGTCTCCCGGGGCCGCACCACGCAGGAGAAGGCCGACGCCCTCCTCGCCCGCATCACGCCCACCGCCGAGGTGGCGGACCTGGCCGGCTGCGACGCGGTCATCGAGGCGGTCTTCGAGGACACGGCGCTCAAGCACAAGGTCTTCCAGGAGATCCAGCACGTCGTCGCCCCTGACGCCCTGCTCTGCTCCAACACCTCCACCCTCCCGATCTCGGTCCTCGCCGAGGGCGTCGAGCGCCAGACCGACTTCATCGGCCTGCACTTCTTCTCGCCCGTCGACAAGATGCCGCTCGTCGAGATCATCAAGGGCGAGCGCACCGGCGACGAGGCCCTGGCCCGCGCCTTCGACCTGGTCCGCCAGATCAACAAGACGCCGATCGTCGTCAACGACTCGCGCGGCTTCTTCACCTCGCGGGTGATCGGCCACTTCATCAACGAGGGCGTCGCCATGGTCGGCGAGGGCATCGAGCCCGCCTCGATCGAGCAGGCCGCCGCCCAGGCCGGCTACCCGGCGAAGGTCCTCTCCCTCATGGACGAGCTGACCCTCACGCTGCCGCGCAAGATCCGCAACGAGACGAAGAAGGCGGTCGAGGAGGAGGGCGGCACCTGGGTCACCCACCCGGGCGAGGCCGTCATCGACCGCATGGTCGACGAGTTCGGCCGCCCCGGCCGCAGCGGCGGCGCGGGCTTCTACGAGTACGGCGAGGACGGCAAGCGCGGCAAGCTGTGGCCGGGCCTGCGCGAGCACTTCACCAAGCCGGGGTACGAGATCCCGTTCCGCGACATGCAGGAGCGGATGCTGTTCTCCGAGGCCCTTGACACCGTCCGGCTCCTGGAGGAGGGCGTCCTGACCTCGGTCGCCGACGCCAACATCGGCTCCATCATGGGCATCGGCTTCCCGGCCTGGACCGGCGGCATCCTCCAGTACGTCAACGGCTACGAGGGAGGGCTGCCCGGCTTCGTGGCGCGCACCCGGGAACTGGCGGAGACGTACGGCGAGCGGTTCGCCCCGCCGGCCCTCCTGGTGGAGAAGGCCGAGCGCGGCGAGACCTTCACCGACTCCTGA
- a CDS encoding helix-turn-helix domain-containing protein, translating to MTDATDLAARAGDRDPRVGLRAVSALRRLLEQLEAVQVRSARNQGWSWQEIATELGVSRQAVHKKYGRQ from the coding sequence ATGACCGATGCGACCGATCTCGCCGCACGGGCCGGCGACCGCGACCCCCGGGTCGGGCTGCGGGCCGTCTCCGCCCTGCGGCGCCTCCTTGAACAGCTGGAGGCCGTCCAGGTGCGCAGCGCGCGCAACCAGGGATGGTCGTGGCAGGAGATCGCGACCGAGCTGGGTGTCAGCCGGCAGGCCGTCCACAAGAAGTACGGGAGGCAGTGA
- a CDS encoding DUF6191 domain-containing protein produces the protein MMVMAVVVMVPFLLGAARHVVLRTGRPKWVRRLLAARAKDTPTGAGVTATDELLAFLNANKRVQIEQREEERLIRHDVQDGAPPRTGVDLDAGTAVIRPGRAE, from the coding sequence ATGATGGTCATGGCGGTGGTCGTCATGGTGCCGTTCCTCCTCGGCGCGGCCCGGCACGTGGTCCTGCGGACGGGCCGGCCGAAGTGGGTGCGGCGCCTCCTCGCCGCACGCGCCAAGGACACGCCGACCGGTGCCGGGGTCACCGCCACCGACGAACTGCTCGCCTTCCTGAACGCGAACAAGCGCGTCCAGATCGAGCAGCGCGAGGAGGAGCGGCTGATCCGCCACGACGTCCAGGACGGCGCCCCGCCCCGTACGGGCGTCGACCTGGACGCGGGCACCGCCGTGATCCGGCCCGGCCGCGCGGAGTAG
- a CDS encoding acyl-CoA dehydrogenase family protein — protein MKRQLYTEDHEAFRAVVRTFLEKEVLPHYEQWEKDGIVSREAWLAAGRQGLLGLAVEEEHGGGGNPDFRYASVLAEEFTKAAAPGLAIGLHNDIIGPYLTKLATDEQRRRWLPGFCSGEIVTAIAMTEPGAGSDLQGIRTTAEDRGDHWILNGSKTFISNGILADLVIVVAKTTPEGGAHGLSLLVVERGMEGFERGRNLDKIGQKSQDTAELFFKDVRVPKENLLGELNGAFVHLMTNLAQERLAIAVAGIAGAEHLLELTTRYVKEREAFGRPLAKLQHVRFEIAEMATECAVTRTFVDRCIAQHVEEGAPTGLGLDPVNASMAKWWATELQKRVADRCLQLHGGYGYMSEFPVARAFTDGRIQTIYGGTTEIMKEIIGRSLLG, from the coding sequence ATGAAGCGTCAGCTCTACACCGAGGACCACGAGGCCTTCCGCGCAGTCGTGCGCACCTTCCTGGAGAAGGAGGTGCTGCCCCACTACGAGCAGTGGGAGAAGGACGGCATCGTCTCCCGCGAGGCCTGGCTCGCCGCCGGCCGGCAGGGCCTCCTCGGCCTCGCCGTCGAGGAGGAGCACGGCGGCGGCGGCAACCCCGACTTCCGGTACGCCTCCGTCCTCGCCGAGGAGTTCACCAAGGCGGCCGCCCCCGGACTCGCCATCGGCCTGCACAACGACATCATCGGCCCCTACCTCACCAAGCTCGCCACCGACGAGCAGCGCCGCCGCTGGCTGCCCGGCTTCTGCTCCGGCGAGATCGTCACCGCCATCGCGATGACCGAGCCCGGCGCCGGTTCCGACCTCCAGGGCATCCGCACCACCGCCGAGGACCGCGGCGACCACTGGATCCTCAACGGCTCCAAGACCTTCATCTCCAACGGCATCCTCGCCGACCTGGTGATCGTCGTCGCGAAGACGACGCCCGAGGGCGGCGCCCACGGCCTCTCCCTCCTCGTCGTCGAGCGCGGCATGGAGGGCTTCGAGCGCGGCCGGAACCTCGACAAGATCGGCCAGAAGTCCCAGGACACCGCCGAACTGTTCTTCAAGGACGTCCGCGTCCCCAAGGAGAACCTGCTCGGCGAGCTCAACGGCGCCTTCGTCCACCTCATGACCAACCTCGCCCAGGAGCGCCTCGCCATCGCCGTCGCGGGCATCGCCGGCGCCGAGCACCTCCTGGAGCTCACCACCCGCTACGTGAAGGAGCGCGAGGCCTTCGGCCGGCCGCTCGCCAAGCTCCAGCACGTGCGCTTCGAGATCGCGGAGATGGCCACCGAGTGCGCCGTCACCCGCACCTTCGTGGACCGATGTATCGCACAGCACGTCGAGGAGGGCGCCCCGACCGGCCTCGGGCTCGACCCCGTCAACGCCTCCATGGCCAAGTGGTGGGCGACCGAGCTCCAGAAGCGCGTCGCCGACCGGTGCCTGCAACTGCACGGCGGATACGGCTACATGAGCGAATTCCCGGTCGCCCGCGCCTTTACCGACGGCCGGATCCAGACCATCTACGGCGGTACGACGGAGATCATGAAGGAGATCATCGGCCGCTCCCTCCTCGGCTGA
- a CDS encoding Clp protease N-terminal domain-containing protein — MFERFTKAARATVKEAAAHAERDGAAVVTPEHLLLALLDREDTRAAAVLGRLCPPERRPSLLAALSDARRRAGLSRADAEALADLGIDVGAIVERVEETHGAGALAGDRKDAGWWSGRLTFSREAKTVLEKSLRVAVARKDREIGDEHLLLALTVLGGVVAEALADHGVTFASVDTGLSSPTPL, encoded by the coding sequence ATGTTCGAACGGTTCACGAAGGCGGCGCGCGCCACGGTGAAGGAGGCGGCCGCGCACGCGGAGCGGGACGGCGCGGCCGTCGTCACCCCGGAGCACCTCCTCCTGGCCCTGCTCGACCGCGAGGACACCCGCGCGGCGGCGGTGCTCGGGCGGCTGTGCCCGCCGGAGCGCCGCCCGTCCCTGCTCGCCGCGCTCTCCGACGCGCGGCGCCGGGCCGGACTGTCCCGGGCGGACGCGGAGGCCCTGGCCGACCTCGGCATCGACGTCGGCGCGATCGTCGAGCGCGTCGAGGAGACCCACGGCGCGGGCGCGCTGGCCGGTGACCGCAAGGACGCCGGGTGGTGGTCGGGCCGCCTCACCTTCTCCCGCGAGGCGAAGACCGTCCTGGAGAAGTCGCTCCGCGTGGCCGTGGCCCGCAAGGACCGCGAGATCGGCGACGAGCACCTCCTCCTGGCCCTCACCGTCCTCGGCGGCGTCGTCGCGGAGGCGCTGGCCGACCACGGCGTCACCTTCGCCTCCGTCGACACGGGCCTGTCCTCCCCCACGCCCCTCTGA
- a CDS encoding saccharopine dehydrogenase family protein codes for METGAGVGRETGARPYDVVLFGATGFVGELTAEYLAEHAPAECRWALAGRSLGKLEALRDRLAAGRPHLAALPLVVADSADPGSLRELAESARVVATTVGPYVWHGEGLVAACAEAGTDYLDLTGEAEFVDLMFVRHDARARETGARIVHACGFDSVPHDLGVYFTVRQLPEDVPLRVDGFVRAGAAFSGGTFASALTAFGRGREILRAAHERRLHEPRLVGRRARAPLGGPRFSRETGTWALPLPTLDPQVVTRSAAALERYGPDFRYRHYASVKTLPMAVGGTAVIGASVAAAQLPPVRSWLMGRYGSGEGPSAERRARSWFSVRFVGEGGGRRVFTEVSGGDPGYDETAKMLAESALCLAFDPLPKTAGQVTTAAAMGDALTARLQAAGIRFRVAHRG; via the coding sequence ATGGAGACAGGGGCGGGCGTGGGGCGCGAGACCGGAGCCAGACCGTACGACGTGGTCCTCTTCGGGGCGACCGGCTTCGTGGGCGAGCTCACCGCGGAGTATCTGGCCGAACACGCCCCGGCGGAGTGCCGCTGGGCGCTCGCCGGGCGCAGCCTCGGCAAGCTGGAGGCGCTGCGGGACCGGCTCGCCGCCGGGCGGCCGCACCTCGCCGCCCTGCCGCTGGTCGTCGCGGACTCGGCCGACCCCGGCTCGCTGCGCGAACTCGCCGAGTCCGCACGGGTGGTGGCGACCACGGTCGGCCCGTACGTCTGGCACGGCGAGGGTCTGGTCGCGGCCTGCGCGGAGGCGGGCACGGACTATCTGGACCTGACGGGCGAGGCCGAGTTCGTGGACCTCATGTTCGTACGGCACGACGCGCGGGCCCGGGAGACCGGCGCCCGGATCGTGCACGCCTGCGGCTTCGACTCCGTCCCGCACGACCTGGGCGTGTACTTCACCGTCCGGCAGCTGCCGGAGGACGTGCCCCTGCGGGTCGACGGCTTCGTCCGGGCCGGGGCCGCGTTCTCCGGAGGGACCTTCGCCTCGGCGCTGACCGCGTTCGGCCGGGGCCGGGAGATACTGCGGGCGGCGCACGAACGGCGCCTGCACGAACCGCGGTTGGTGGGACGCAGGGCCCGCGCGCCGCTCGGCGGGCCCCGGTTCAGCCGGGAGACGGGCACCTGGGCGCTGCCGCTGCCGACGCTCGACCCGCAGGTGGTGACCCGCTCGGCGGCCGCCCTCGAACGGTACGGGCCGGACTTCCGCTACCGGCACTACGCCTCCGTGAAGACCCTCCCGATGGCCGTCGGAGGCACCGCCGTCATCGGCGCGAGCGTCGCCGCCGCCCAACTCCCGCCCGTCCGCTCCTGGCTGATGGGGCGTTACGGATCGGGCGAGGGCCCGTCGGCCGAGCGGCGCGCCCGCAGCTGGTTCTCGGTCCGGTTCGTCGGCGAGGGCGGTGGGCGGCGGGTCTTCACCGAGGTGTCGGGCGGCGACCCGGGCTACGACGAGACGGCGAAGATGCTCGCCGAGTCGGCCCTCTGCCTCGCCTTCGACCCCCTGCCGAAGACCGCCGGCCAGGTGACGACGGCGGCGGCGATGGGCGACGCCCTGACCGCCCGCCTCCAGGCGGCCGGCATCCGCTTCCGGGTGGCGCACCGGGGATAG